A window of Xiphophorus hellerii strain 12219 chromosome 7, Xiphophorus_hellerii-4.1, whole genome shotgun sequence contains these coding sequences:
- the LOC116723461 gene encoding heat shock 70 kDa protein 12A-like isoform X1 — MLSNCWGIEGGRSFYFQLFLLRLPYCTLDLPLSILVGPSTQPTEAFPTMGDSFIIAIDFGTAYSGYAFSITSRGDEIDPHLKVWGEEVGLETPKTPSCILFDKQEEFMTFGYVAKENYLSKKGQEARDMFFFDCFKMALYDNDINRDLMIKAANGKLMKALKVFTEALRFLKYDALETINSNAKGRKFIPSDFTWVLTVPAIWDPSAKQFMREAAMQAGIVSEGNQEKLVFALEPEAASVWCKKLPSDGFITQNTSRNTLDQSPGTQYIVVDCGGGTIDITVHEVLEGGALKELHKASGNDLGGQNVDRKFKQFLREIFCDGVWDKYEENYPGEVQKIMYDFTLFKKGDKDIEITCSLNLGRLAQTKKDIEKFLEGVQGASWDEGSIRISKEKLRSFFDESLQGIVKSLDNILRRGYRIGYILLVGGYADSQILQRHITEEYIGECNVLCPFRPQEAILKGAVMFGRNPAVVTSRKSAFTYGLAVANRFDASNHRADKKYTNQDGEWCDDIFKKLVAINEDVGWNQTKSFSLSPTSSTQTAMNYDFYRTQHKSPKYVDEEGVEKIGGFVLDSPNTERGLDREAKLNINFGFTEMKATATDIDSGSTKSIKLNFMRR; from the exons atgttgtctAACTGCTGGGGGATCGAGGGTGGGAGGAGTTTCTATTTTCAGCTCTTCCTACTTAGATTACCATACTGTACCCTGGATCTGCCTCTCAGTATTTTAGTTGGACCCTCAACACAACCAACTGAAGCTTTTCCTACAATGGGAGACTCTTTCATCATAGCTATAGACTTTGGGACTGCATACAGCGGGTATGCCTTCAGTATAACCTCCAGAGGGGATGAAATTGATCCTCATTTGAAGGTCTGGGGTGAAGAAGTTGGCCTGGAAACCCCAAAGACTCCAAGCTGCATCCTTTTTGATAAACAAGAAGAGTTTATGACCTTTGGTTATGTAGCCAAGGAAAATTACCTTTCAAAAAAGGGCCAAGAAGCAAGAGACATGTTCTTCTTTGACTGCTTCAAGATGGCGCTCTATGACAAT GACATCAACAGAGATCTGATGATCAAAGCAGCCAATGGGAAGTTGATGAAGGCGCTGAAGGTTTTTACAGAAGCTCTGAGATTCCTGAAGTATGATGCTTTGGAAACCATCAACTCCAACGCGAAAGGGAGAAAGTTCATTCCCTCTGACTTCACCTGGGTCCTGACTGTTCCTGCCATCTGGGATCCTTCAGCTAAACAGTTCATGAGAGAAGCTGCAATGCAG GCAGGCATTGTGTCAGAGGGAAATCAAGAAAAACTGGTCTTTGCACTGGAACCAGAAGCAGCTTCAGTCTGGTGTAAGAAGCTTCCATCAGATGGTTTCATCACACAGAACACCAGCAGAAACACCCTGGACCAGTCTCCAGGAACTCAGTACATCGTCGTCGATTGTGGCG GTGGAACCATTGACATCACTGTTCATGAAGTCCTGGAAGGAGGAGCCCTAAAGGAGCTGCACAAGGCATCTGGAAACGACCTGGGAGGACAAAATGTGGACAGAAAATTTAAACAGTTCCTCAGAGAAATATTCTGTGATGGAGTCTGGgacaaatatgaagaaaactACCCTGGTGAAGTTCAGAAAATAATGTATGACTTCACACTTTTCAAGAAAGGGGATAAAGATATAGAAATCACCTGCTCACTCAACCTGGGAAGATTGGCTCAGACTAAAAAGGATATTGAAAAGTTCCTTGAAGGAGTTCAAGGAGCTTCCTGGGATGAAGGATCGATCAGAATCTCAAAAGAGAAACTAAGATCTTTCTTTGACGAGAGTCTGCAGGGGATTGTAAAGAGTCTAGACAATATTTTAAGAAGAGGTTACAGAATTGGGTACATTCTGTTAGTCGGGGGATACGCTGACAGCCAGATTCTACAGAGACACATTACTGAAGAGTACATTGGTGAATGCAACGTTCTGTGTCCATTTAGGCCACAGGAAGCGATCCTGAAAGGAGCCGTGATGTTTGGGAGAAACCCGGCAGTTGTAACATCCAGAAAAAGTGCCTTCACTTATGGGCTTGCTGTAGCTAACAGGTTTGATGCGTCAAATCACAGGGCAGACAAGAAATACACAAATCAAGATGGTGAGTGGTGTGACGATATTTTCAAGAAACTTGTAGCAATTAATGAAGATGTTGGCTGGAACCAAACCAAAAGCTTTAGCTTGTCTCCAACAAGCTCCACACAAACAGCCATGAACTATGATTTTTATCGCACACAACATAAAAGTCCAAAGTATGTGGATGAGGAGGGAGTAGAGAAAATTGGTGGGTTTGTACTTGACTCACCAAACACTGAACGTGGCCTGGATCGTGAAGCCAAACTGAATATCAACTTCGGCTTCACAGAAATGAAAGCAACGGCCACAGACATCGATTCAGGTTCAACAAAATCTATCAAGCTCAACTTTATGAGGAGGTGA